TTCCTTGCCAGTTCCGTTTGTGCACGAAGCAATTTCATCGCCGGGTCATTCGCATAAGCCTGAACGATATAGTCATCATAAGATTGCAAGGCAACTGCTTGATAAAGCAAGGCAGTATCCGGCCGCAATAATACATTCTCGTCCTGCCCCAACAGAATATCGAGTTGCTGCGACACAAGCACAATGCTGTTTTCCGTTTCCTGCAAAGACAAGCGGTCGTTAGTCAACTGCATTTCACTTCGCAAGACATCATTATTGGTAATCAGCCCTTCCTTTTTCATGCGCCGTATATCGTGCAACCGAAGTTCCGATTCTTCAATGTTTCGCATCAGTATCTCATGCTGCTTAAAGAGGCTGAAGAGATTCATATACTGATTCAGCAGTTTCAGTTTAATCTCCGCCCGGTCGGTCAAAGTCTGCAATTCGGCGACTTGTTTTTCAATATCCGCCTTATGGATAGCAGTTCGGATTTTACCGCCCTGATAGAGAGGTTGCGCCAAATCAATCGCATAATTTTGTGACCAGTCCGGCGCGTCCGGGTAGAGAGGTGCAGACAGTCCCCGTTCCCAAACAACGGGTTGCCCGACGAATCCGCCTTTCAGTCCAATCTGTAATTCCGGCAGTCGTGCAGTTCTTGCAGTCCGTATCCGTTCCTGCGCCATAGATTCTTTCATTGCATCCGCCTGAAGTTGCAGGCTATATTGTACGCCCCGTTCAAAGAGCTGATCGACGGTAAGAAATAAAGAGTCTGTTTGTGCGTCTATCAATTGGGGAAAAGAAAACAGGCTGAATAAAATGACCGGATATAGTTTATATTTTTTCAAGGACATCATAAACACTGTTTAATTCAGACAACATGGTTTCAATACTTTCAATACCGATAATGTGTTCTGCATATACATAAACCTGATCTAAAACCGGACGAATCTGTTCTTTAAACTCTTCACCCGCCGGAGTCAGAAACACCAGTTTATTACGGCGGTCGTTCGGGTCTTCTTTCCGGCAGACGTATCCTTTCTTTTCCAGGTTGTTCATCAAGTTAGTCAGGCATGCTTTATCCTTCGCTATACGCTCCGCCAATATCTGCTGGCTGATGCCTTGTTCGTGCCATAAACTGCTCAATACTTGAAGCATTTCGAATGTAATACCTGCATTATTCTTCTTTAATGTCCGTTGCATAGACCGGCGAAAAGCCATACGTGTGCGGACAACCTGTAACATGAGTTCTCTGAACTCCGCTCCTTCTCTCATTCTTATTATTGTTTTTACCTTCTAATAATCGTTTTTACCTTTTCGGAGGCAAAGGTACGTATTCCCGTCGAATTAGTCAAACATTTGACTAATTTCATCTATCCAACTTCTTTTTTGAACCTATTTATTGAAATAATCAGATAAAATCTTGTTCATCTTAAATGTTTTATTTTACTTTGCGCTACAAAGTACTTTTTATATGAATAAAGATAAAGCATTAGAATCGGTAAATGAGATAAAAGAGTTGATGGAAAAGTCCTCAAAGTTTATCTCTGTTAGTGGGATCGCTGCCATCCTGGCAGGTATTTACGCATTGGCTGGCGCGTACATCGCGACACAAGTTATTACACCAGACACGTATTTAATCGTCGCCCTGGAATTAATGGCTATAATAGCCCTGTCGGTACTGGCAGCCGCAGCCGTTACTGCCGGCATCCTGTCCTACTGCAAATCCAAGAAGACAGGACAGAAGTTTTTCAGCCGGCTCACCTATCGGGCATTATGGAATTTTTCGCTTCCGATGCTGGCAGGCGGTATTGTATGTATTTCTATCCTGATGCACGAGTATTATGATATTCTGGCATCTGTCATGCTTCTATTCTACGGACTGGCGTTGGTCAATGCATCCAAGTTTACCTATTCCAGCGTGGCATGGCTGGGATATGCTTTCATCTGCCTGGGCGCTGTCGATTGTTTCTGGGCGGGTCATTCACTTCTGTTCTGGACGATAGGTTTCGGCGGTTTCCATATCCTCTATGGCATATTGTTCTATTTACATTACGAAAGAAAGAAATCATAAATGATAGAATCATTCCAATATATTAATAAAGCATTCGAAAGCAAGGTACGACTGGGTATCATGGCTGTTCTGATGGTTAATGAGGAAGCTGATTTCAATTTTCTGAAAGAGCAGCTCGCATTGACCGACGGCAACCTTGCCAGTCATACCCGTGCCCTGGAAGAACTAGGATATATCGTATGCAACAAAAGTTTTGTCGGACGAAAGCCGCGAACTGCCTTTCAAGCGACTTCGCAAGGCAGGGAAGCTTTCAAATCTCATATTGAAGCTCTGGAGCAATTTTTAAAATCAAAATAATTCATTCATCTAAACACTATCAGCTTATGGACGGTTTCAATGAAAATTCAAACGAGCAACAGGCACAGCAACCTATGGGATGCCTACACCGTTTCTCTAAAACAATCAAGGTTGTCATTATCGGGGGATTAATCCTTCTTCTGATGATTCCTATGTTCATGATTGAAAATCTTATTTCCGAACGGGGACGCACGCAGGAAGAAGCAATCAATGAGGTAAGCGAGAAATGGAGTCTCGCACAGACGGTCACCGGCCCTTATCTGAATATTCAATACCCGGTGGTAATAGAGAACAACGGAGAAAAGAAGGTGTCAATCAAAGACCTGATACTTTTCCCCGACGAGCTTTTGATTAACGGGCAACTTAAGACCGAAATCCTGAAAAGAAGCCTCTACGAGGTCAATGTGTACCAATCGGAACTGACTCTGAAAGGTTCTTTCAGCTCGGAAGAACTGATAAAGAGCAGAATAGATATGGGGCAACTGCAATTCGACAGAGCTGCTATTTGCCTGAATCTGACCGATATGCGTGGTATCAGCGAACAGATTAGTATCACCCTCGGAGATTCCGTCTATGTATTTGAGCCGGGGATGGATAACAGAGGGATTGATAATACAGGTGTACACGCCATTGCGGATTTATCGGAACTGAAAAACAACAAGAAACTGCCTTACGAAGTAAAAATCAAACTGAAAGGCTCGCAATCCATCAACTTCATCCCATTGGGTAAAACAACTCGCGTCGACTTGAAAGCCAATTGGAACACACCGAGCTTTACAGGAAGCTATTTACCCAATAACCGGGATATTACCGAAAAAGAATTTTCGGCACAATGGCAAGTCCTGAACTTGAACCGAAACTATTCACAAGTAATGATTGACTATACCAATTCCAATATCAAAGATGTAGATAATTCCAGTTTCGGCGTCAATTTCAAGATTCCGGTAGAGCAGTATCAGCAATCCATGCGTTCCGCAAAGTATGCTATCCTGATTATCCTGTTGACATTCGGAGTTATCTTCTTCACTGAAATTATGAATAAAACCCGTATTCATGCTTTACAGTATTTGTTAGTGGGATTGGCACTTTGTCTATTTTATAGTTTGCTCCTCTCCTTCTCCGAACACATCGGCTTCAACCCTGCCTATCTGTTATCTGCCGCACTGACGATTATACTAGTAGGCGGATATATGTTCGGCATCACCAAGAGAAAGAAACCGTCATTAATCATGTCCGGGTTATTGGGAGTGCTCTATCTTTATATATTTGTCCTTATCCAGTTAGAAACTTTTGCTCTGTTGGCAGGCAGCTTGGGATTATTTATTATCCTGGCAATGGTGATGTATTTCTCAAAGAAAATAGATTGGTTTAATGAATAACCCGCTTTTTAAAATAGAACTATGGATATAATGTATATAAAAGGAGATGCCACATCTCCTATTGCTCCAAATAATAAAGTTATCACTCACATCTGTAATGATATTGGCGGTTGGGGAAAAGGATTTGTATTAGCACTTTCTAAAAAATGGAAAATTGCGGAAGAAGCCTATCGCCAATGGTACAGGTCACAAGAAGGTTTCTCTTTGGGAGCCGTGCAGTTTGTTAAGGTAGCAGATGATATATATGTTGCTAATATGATAGGACAGCAGGGTATTTACAAAGACAGTAAAGGGCTTCCCCCTATCCGCTATGAAGCAGTCCGGCAATGTTTGAAAGAAGTTGCCCTATTTGCAACGAAACATGAAGCAAGTGTACATATGCCGCGCATCGGTTGCGGACTGGCTGGTGGCAAGTGGGAACTTATCGAAGAAATCATTAAAGAAGAACTCATAGCCAAGGGAATTGCTGTAACCGTATATGATTTATAAACAAAATCAACGCTATCGCATAAACAACCCGCTTTTCTTCTGAAACACTTGACAAACGACTTTTTATTTTGTATCTTTGAAGAAAGAAAAGTGATAAACAGCATGAGTAATATAAGAAAAATAGATACATAAACAACATTTAAACTGATATCTTTTAGTATCAGAACAAATATGGTATAGGGCAATAGTCTAACGATTATTGCCTTATTTTGTTTATATTTTTACTTAAACAATTTAATCTATTCCCGAAAAACGCAAAAAATAGTTTTTAATAAACTTGGATACCATTTATAATAAACTATCCAAAAGTTTATTATAAACAGAAATCAGGTTTATTAAGTGCGAAGTATTCAATTGTAAAAATAGAGAACCAGTTTATTTAGACCCAAAAGGCATAAACAAACCGATTCACCTATACAGTAATATAAACAAACACCATTCATTATTTCATCCAAACTATCGGATACCCCAAGTCCCTCTTAATAGCTTCCATTTCCGCGCTATGCCACATTTCATGTTTAAAGCTCCATGATAATGCTTCATATTTAGTCTCCGCAACAGGATGCTTAAACGGAAGAGGCGCTAAAGGTTCTGCTAAAGCCTCATCATTCATCAACTCCAAATTTTCGATACAGATTTGATGAACGTTATCCAACTGTTCCCTCAACTTAGTAACAGGAATTAAGTCCTTTGTTATAGAACGATGCAAAGTTCCCATACCATTAAATATCTTGTTATATTCTTTAATAGGCATCAATCGCCCTACCCTCTCATTCACTCCGGTAACGGCCGTCATTGTATGGAAATTCTGTGAAACAAGCAGATGTCCTGCCTGCCAGATAAAATTAGAATCTGTACCGTCGGGAACAACATACCATAAATCTTCCGGCAATTCAGACATCAAACGATTCACAAATGCGCGAGCTTCTATAATCTGCTCTTTCAAAAAATCAATTTTACTCATAACTATATGTTTTTAAATTACACATATAGTTAGTGGAAAAGCCAAAGAAGTTTGTGACAACTTACTGCAGGAATTTCTCCCAATAATTTTTTCTCGGAAGTTCCTTTTCGAACTTCCCATATAAATCGGCAAGCCTCATCATTCGTTGCACCATAGCATATTCCTTATCCATATCAATAGAATACACAGGTTTACAGATACGGCATTTGCAAGTGCCATTGGGATTATACAACGGACAAGTATCATTCATAAAAGCTGATATTTTCTGAATAGAACGATTATAGATTTGCCGTACATTACTTTCTTTCAATTCCATTATTTCGCTAATCTGCCGATAAGGCAGCCCGACATTCTCTCTAAAGATGAATATTAGACGGGCATCATTATTCAGACAATGGTTCAAGGCAGTGATACACCAGTCACACCTTTCTTTTATCCACTCCAGTTTCGCTTCTTCCGCACCGGAATATTCGATTTCAGGCAATGAACGGAAATATTCTACTTCCAACATTTTCACCTGTCTCTCACATTCCGCATACCTGCCGACAGTACGACGGGCAATAGTATATATCCATGTAGAAAGTTCCGAATCACCTTTAAAGCCGTTGAAACTTTTACAAAGTTCAAACCACACTTCCTGAGCTGCTTCCCGGGCGATTTCCTTATTCTGAATCATCCGGTGGGCAATCGTAGAAATCATATTTCCATATTCCTTCACCAAATGATTTATATCTACTTCCATTGCAAGACGTACCTCAAAATATTTTCTTCAAATAGACCATATCCACCAGTTGCTTACCTTCTTCATACATCGGATGGTCGTAGTTATCAGTAAAGAAATTCTCTATACGATGGGAAATTGTGAAACCGCAATATTCGTAGAAAGATATGGTAGAAAGCGCAT
The DNA window shown above is from Bacteroides faecium and carries:
- a CDS encoding TolC family protein, which gives rise to MSLKKYKLYPVILFSLFSFPQLIDAQTDSLFLTVDQLFERGVQYSLQLQADAMKESMAQERIRTARTARLPELQIGLKGGFVGQPVVWERGLSAPLYPDAPDWSQNYAIDLAQPLYQGGKIRTAIHKADIEKQVAELQTLTDRAEIKLKLLNQYMNLFSLFKQHEILMRNIEESELRLHDIRRMKKEGLITNNDVLRSEMQLTNDRLSLQETENSIVLVSQQLDILLGQDENVLLRPDTALLYQAVALQSYDDYIVQAYANDPAMKLLRAQTELARNGIRSTKSFSLPSVSLYASNTLARPVSRTLADMYNNNWNVGVSVSYPLSSLYKNNHKIKESKMMMSLRKNEEEQKMQGIRMEVRSAFLRHREAMQRVEALKLSVRQAEENYRIMQNRYLNQLAILTDLLDANSVRLNVELQLVTARTRVIYTYYQLQKACGRL
- a CDS encoding MarR family winged helix-turn-helix transcriptional regulator; its protein translation is MREGAEFRELMLQVVRTRMAFRRSMQRTLKKNNAGITFEMLQVLSSLWHEQGISQQILAERIAKDKACLTNLMNNLEKKGYVCRKEDPNDRRNKLVFLTPAGEEFKEQIRPVLDQVYVYAEHIIGIESIETMLSELNSVYDVLEKI
- a CDS encoding winged helix-turn-helix domain-containing protein, yielding MIESFQYINKAFESKVRLGIMAVLMVNEEADFNFLKEQLALTDGNLASHTRALEELGYIVCNKSFVGRKPRTAFQATSQGREAFKSHIEALEQFLKSK
- the creD gene encoding cell envelope integrity protein CreD, translating into MDGFNENSNEQQAQQPMGCLHRFSKTIKVVIIGGLILLLMIPMFMIENLISERGRTQEEAINEVSEKWSLAQTVTGPYLNIQYPVVIENNGEKKVSIKDLILFPDELLINGQLKTEILKRSLYEVNVYQSELTLKGSFSSEELIKSRIDMGQLQFDRAAICLNLTDMRGISEQISITLGDSVYVFEPGMDNRGIDNTGVHAIADLSELKNNKKLPYEVKIKLKGSQSINFIPLGKTTRVDLKANWNTPSFTGSYLPNNRDITEKEFSAQWQVLNLNRNYSQVMIDYTNSNIKDVDNSSFGVNFKIPVEQYQQSMRSAKYAILIILLTFGVIFFTEIMNKTRIHALQYLLVGLALCLFYSLLLSFSEHIGFNPAYLLSAALTIILVGGYMFGITKRKKPSLIMSGLLGVLYLYIFVLIQLETFALLAGSLGLFIILAMVMYFSKKIDWFNE
- a CDS encoding macro domain-containing protein; the encoded protein is MDIMYIKGDATSPIAPNNKVITHICNDIGGWGKGFVLALSKKWKIAEEAYRQWYRSQEGFSLGAVQFVKVADDIYVANMIGQQGIYKDSKGLPPIRYEAVRQCLKEVALFATKHEASVHMPRIGCGLAGGKWELIEEIIKEELIAKGIAVTVYDL
- a CDS encoding DinB family protein, whose translation is MSKIDFLKEQIIEARAFVNRLMSELPEDLWYVVPDGTDSNFIWQAGHLLVSQNFHTMTAVTGVNERVGRLMPIKEYNKIFNGMGTLHRSITKDLIPVTKLREQLDNVHQICIENLELMNDEALAEPLAPLPFKHPVAETKYEALSWSFKHEMWHSAEMEAIKRDLGYPIVWMK
- a CDS encoding RNA polymerase sigma factor → MEVDINHLVKEYGNMISTIAHRMIQNKEIAREAAQEVWFELCKSFNGFKGDSELSTWIYTIARRTVGRYAECERQVKMLEVEYFRSLPEIEYSGAEEAKLEWIKERCDWCITALNHCLNNDARLIFIFRENVGLPYRQISEIMELKESNVRQIYNRSIQKISAFMNDTCPLYNPNGTCKCRICKPVYSIDMDKEYAMVQRMMRLADLYGKFEKELPRKNYWEKFLQ